The Aedes aegypti strain LVP_AGWG chromosome 3, AaegL5.0 Primary Assembly, whole genome shotgun sequence genome contains a region encoding:
- the LOC5571924 gene encoding nucleoporin Nup37, with translation MDINNSSPATHSISFPDKIVAFELSSYEWSQNLLCVALADKLILGVVRFPEESEAECFEWNQIKEIHHESRCHAVAFAPETSLAVLPKVVIICTAGADFNLRIFNSDLEDNNTVQILQGHRSYINQVSWDPDGDYLASCGDDHMCILWKIKEDYTKGSTFFFGSAVVSAKWHPDEPGKVLIAEKSGIVHLYNVESKVAILSVESNKNPLNYADWSLHNSAFVVALAGGELVFWDLKKPSRPIENKRIHEDCGHIVKFAPHSETIVASVGRPRTTLKVIHAKNQVPQIEARLLLYGGLCWHYQLPYVVAGQDRKLCFWKISS, from the exons ATGGATATTAATAACAGTTCACCTGCAACTCATTCCATATCGTTCCCGGATAAGATTGTAGCGTTCGAGCTTTCCAGCTACGAGTGGTCTCAAAATCTGCTTTGCGTCGCGCTAGCCGACAAGTTGATTCTGGGAGTCGTTCGTTTTCCG GAGGAAAGCGAGGCCGAGTGTTTCGAGTGGAATCAGATTAAGGAAATACACCATGAAAGCCGTTGCCACGCGGTAGCTTTCGCGCCGGAAACGTCCCTGGCCGTGCTTCCGAAGGTGGTCATAATTTGTACGGCGGGTGCCGATTTCAATCTTCGGATATTCAACAGTGACCTGGAGGACAACAACACGGTTCAGATACTGCAAGGACATCGCAGCTATATCAATCAGGTCAGCTGGGATCCGGACGGGGATTATCTGGCCTCATGTGGCGATGACCATATGTGCATTCTGTGGAAGATCAAGGAGGACTACACCAAGGGATCGACGTTCTTCTTCGGGTCGGCTGTGGTTTCGGCCAAGTGGCATCCGGATGAACCTGGAAAGGTACTGATTGCGGAGAAGAGCGGAATCGTACATCTGTACAATGTTGAATCGAAAGTGGCGATTTTGTCGGTGGAGAGCAACAAAAATCCGCTGAACTATGCCGATTGGAGTTTGCACAATTCGGCATTTGTGGTTGCCCTGGCCGGGGGCGAGCTGGTCTTTTGGGATTTGAAGAAACCCAGCAGACCGATAGAGAACAAGAGGATTCACGAGGACTGTGGACACATTGTGAAGTTCGCCCCTCATTCGGAGACGATTGTGGCCAGCGTGGGCAGACCGAGGACCACGCTTAAGGTGATTCACGCCAAGAATCAGGTTCCGCAAATCGAAGCCCGGTTGCTGTTGTATGGAGGACTTTGCTGGCATTATCAACTGCCATATGTGGTGGCTGGACAGGACAGAAAGTTGTgcttctggaagatttcctcaTAA